The proteins below come from a single Bacteroidota bacterium genomic window:
- a CDS encoding SPOR domain-containing protein — MKKLFSSALLVLAVTGSVMAVNCRRSIQSISANEVKVEIVINKDQLSSFARLAESIPEGSTIKYAKSEGGRLTIQDNKVKIIWLTLPQQTSITISYIVSTEALKEGNYTISGNFSYVDGGLTKEFEIPANNFTINGSRIASTLSASASEAALINKVMTGNIFATTNVTYAIQILSTKDKLSADHFSKNKVQQVKVETTTDGTNKYIMGAYKSSDEAIATRDSLVKKGFNDAFVVAYNNNQRITLEEAKQLEAGK; from the coding sequence ATGAAGAAGCTATTCTCATCAGCATTATTAGTTTTAGCAGTGACAGGAAGTGTGATGGCGGTTAATTGCCGCAGATCAATACAAAGCATTTCGGCAAATGAAGTGAAGGTTGAGATCGTGATCAACAAGGATCAATTAAGCAGCTTTGCGCGTTTGGCTGAATCCATACCTGAAGGTTCTACAATAAAATACGCCAAATCCGAAGGAGGCCGCCTTACCATCCAGGACAATAAAGTAAAAATCATCTGGCTAACGTTACCTCAGCAAACAAGTATCACTATATCTTATATCGTTAGCACAGAGGCCTTAAAAGAAGGCAATTATACTATAAGCGGTAATTTCTCTTATGTTGACGGAGGTCTTACAAAAGAGTTTGAGATCCCTGCGAATAATTTCACCATTAACGGCAGCCGTATTGCAAGCACGCTCTCGGCATCCGCAAGTGAAGCTGCTCTTATTAACAAAGTCATGACCGGGAATATATTTGCTACTACAAACGTAACTTACGCTATACAGATCCTTTCAACAAAGGACAAATTATCTGCTGACCATTTCTCTAAAAACAAAGTGCAACAGGTTAAAGTTGAAACTACGACTGATGGTACAAACAAATATATTATGGGGGCTTATAAATCAAGTGATGAGGCTATCGCCACGCGTGACAGCCTTGTTAAAAAAGGGTTTAATGATGCCTTTGTGGTTGCCTATAACAACAACCAGCGTATTACTCTTGAAGAGGCCAAACAGCTGGAAGCCGGCAAATAA